Proteins from one Streptomyces genisteinicus genomic window:
- a CDS encoding APC family permease, with protein sequence MSKLTDLPKRILIGRALRSDRLGETLLPKRIALPVFASDPLSSVAYAPGEVLLVLSIAGLSAYHFSPWIAAAVVVLMFTVVASYRQNVHAYPSGGGDYEVATTNLGPKAGLTVASALLVDYVLTVAVSISSGVENLGSAVPFVVEHKVFSAIVIIVLLTLMNLRGVKESGKLFAIPTYVFVFGVFTMIIWGAYQGLVLDETMRAPTADYEIKPEHGGLAGFALFFLLLRAFSSGCAALTGVEAISNGVPAFRKPKSRNAATTLLLMGTLAVTMFCGIIGLAMATDVKMAENPAKDLIDNGVPVGSGYVQHPVISQVAAAVFGDGTFFFVLLAAATALVLFLAANTAYNGFPLLGSILAQDRYLPRQLHTRGDRLAFSNGIVLLSGAAILLVWAYGADSTKLIQLYIVGVFVSFTLSQTGMVRHWNRHLRTERDKARRRHMIRSRAINTFGAFFTGLVLVVVLATKFTHGAWVALLGMVVFFGTMTAIRRHYDRVAEEIAAPDEPSDDTVRPSRVHSIVLVSKVHRPTLRALSYAQLMRSDKLEAVSINVDPAETKALRDEWERRGINVPLKILDSPYREITRPIIDYVKGLRRESPRDAVSVIIPEYVVGHWYEHLLHNQSALRLKGRLLFTAGVMVTSVPYQLESSEAARKRARKRAEWNAPGAVRRGPVDRKHKEHSGKG encoded by the coding sequence GTGTCCAAACTGACCGACCTGCCCAAACGGATTCTGATCGGCCGGGCGCTGCGCAGCGACAGGCTCGGGGAGACCCTCCTCCCGAAGCGCATCGCGCTCCCCGTCTTCGCCTCCGACCCGCTCTCCTCCGTGGCGTACGCACCGGGCGAAGTACTGCTGGTCCTGTCCATCGCAGGTCTGTCGGCCTACCACTTCAGCCCCTGGATCGCCGCCGCGGTCGTCGTGCTGATGTTCACCGTCGTCGCCTCGTACCGCCAGAACGTCCACGCCTACCCCAGCGGCGGCGGCGACTACGAGGTCGCCACCACCAACCTCGGCCCCAAGGCCGGACTCACCGTCGCCAGCGCCCTGCTCGTCGACTACGTGCTGACCGTCGCCGTGTCGATCTCCTCCGGTGTGGAGAACCTCGGCTCGGCCGTGCCGTTCGTGGTCGAGCACAAGGTGTTCAGCGCCATCGTGATAATCGTGCTCCTGACGCTGATGAACCTGCGCGGCGTCAAGGAATCCGGCAAGCTCTTCGCCATCCCCACGTACGTCTTCGTCTTCGGCGTCTTCACCATGATCATCTGGGGCGCGTACCAGGGCCTCGTCCTCGACGAGACCATGCGCGCCCCGACCGCCGACTACGAGATCAAGCCGGAACACGGCGGCCTCGCCGGCTTCGCGCTCTTCTTCCTGCTGCTGCGCGCCTTCTCCTCCGGATGCGCCGCGCTCACCGGCGTCGAGGCCATCAGCAACGGCGTCCCCGCCTTCCGCAAGCCCAAGAGCCGCAACGCCGCCACCACCCTGCTGCTGATGGGCACCCTCGCCGTCACCATGTTCTGCGGCATCATCGGCCTCGCCATGGCCACCGACGTCAAGATGGCCGAGAACCCGGCGAAGGACCTCATCGACAACGGTGTGCCGGTGGGCTCCGGCTACGTCCAGCACCCGGTGATCTCCCAGGTCGCGGCAGCCGTCTTCGGCGACGGCACCTTCTTCTTCGTGCTGCTCGCCGCCGCCACCGCGCTGGTGCTGTTCCTCGCCGCGAACACCGCCTACAACGGCTTCCCGCTGCTCGGCTCGATCCTGGCCCAGGACCGCTACCTGCCGCGCCAGCTCCACACCCGCGGCGACCGGCTCGCCTTCTCCAACGGCATCGTGCTCCTGTCCGGAGCCGCCATCCTGCTGGTGTGGGCCTACGGAGCCGACTCCACCAAGCTCATCCAGCTCTACATCGTCGGCGTCTTCGTCTCCTTCACCCTCAGCCAGACCGGCATGGTCCGGCACTGGAACCGGCACCTGCGCACCGAACGCGACAAGGCCAGGCGCCGCCACATGATCCGCTCCCGCGCGATCAACACCTTCGGCGCCTTCTTCACCGGCCTGGTGCTGGTGGTCGTCCTCGCGACCAAGTTCACCCACGGCGCCTGGGTCGCCCTGCTCGGCATGGTCGTCTTCTTCGGCACCATGACCGCGATCCGCCGCCACTACGACCGGGTCGCCGAGGAGATCGCCGCCCCGGACGAACCCAGCGACGACACCGTGCGCCCCTCCCGGGTCCACTCGATCGTCCTCGTCTCCAAGGTCCACCGGCCCACCCTGCGCGCCCTGTCGTACGCCCAGCTGATGCGCTCCGACAAGCTGGAGGCCGTCAGCATCAACGTCGACCCGGCGGAGACCAAGGCGCTGCGCGACGAATGGGAGCGGCGCGGGATCAACGTCCCGCTGAAGATCCTCGACTCGCCCTACCGCGAGATCACCCGGCCGATCATCGACTACGTGAAGGGCCTGCGCCGCGAGAGCCCCCGCGACGCGGTCAGCGTGATCATCCCCGAGTACGTCGTCGGCCACTGGTACGAGCACCTCCTCCACAACCAGAGCGCGCTGCGCCTCAAGGGCCGCCTGCTGTTCACCGCGGGTGTGATGGTGACCTCGGTGCCCTACCAGCTCGAATCCTCCGAGGCCGCCAGGAAGCGGGCCCGCAAGCGCGCCGAGTGGAACGCGCCCGGGGCGGTGCGGCGGGGACCCGTCGACCGCAAGCACAAGGAGCACAGCGGCAAGGGCTGA
- a CDS encoding ATP-binding protein — translation MGPQAVPHETSPPIALQRPLGGSCCPGRHDCTDEAAALAPHPTPGSCSIPTPSTRAPSSPPSPTRSPRRLPADRTVRTAARPPAGAQHGRHRTRLRARRNLVDNATRHATSRVQVTVRTQDQHVILSVHGAGPGVPAENAERVLERFVRLVDARSRDRGGTGLGLPIARELAHRQGTLVFAPSDTGACFQLRLPHPPPRAKGER, via the coding sequence ATTGGACCCCAGGCAGTCCCTCACGAAACCAGTCCGCCCATCGCACTCCAGCGGCCGTTAGGCGGCAGCTGCTGCCCAGGGCGGCACGACTGCACAGATGAGGCCGCGGCCCTGGCCCCGCACCCGACGCCCGGGTCCTGCTCGATACCCACCCCATCCACGCGAGCGCCGTCGTCGCCACCGTCACCGACCAGATCGCCGCGTCGTCTCCCAGCTGACCGAACGGTACGAACAGCCGCCCGACCGCCCGCCGGCGCTCAACACGGACGCCACCGGACCCGCCTACGTGCACGACGCAACCTCGTCGACAACGCCACCCGCCATGCCACAAGCCGCGTCCAGGTCACCGTCCGGACCCAGGACCAGCACGTCATCCTGTCCGTCCACGGTGCCGGGCCGGGCGTACCCGCCGAGAACGCCGAACGCGTCCTCGAACGCTTCGTCCGGCTCGTCGACGCCCGCTCCCGCGACCGCGGGGGCACCGGGCTGGGCCTGCCCATCGCACGCGAACTCGCCCACCGCCAAGGCACCCTTGTCTTCGCCCCCTCCGACACCGGCGCATGCTTCCAACTGCGTCTTCCTCACCCGCCTCCCCGGGCCAAGGGCGAGCGCTGA
- a CDS encoding ATP-binding protein encodes MALTTSLAGRVRNTSLPKSHALLPLLEAVVNAIQAIDARFGDDTESGRLRIRIHRSPQEALDFSHVGPGRAALKPIVGFTVEDNGVGFTPENMTSFETLDSDHKADMGCRGVGRLLWLKAFDRVTIRSAYEDEAGRIDGRQFRFSVHGEVELDPEAELPAEVGAAVSLDGFKKPYQQSGLKSVEAIAREVFEHCIWYFLRPGGAPHIMVSDDDGAVSLNSLMNDFVYSDLQRTSIDVKGERFDMVSLRLKSSPRNHAPRLYWCAANRVVLEENLTSKVPGLYGRLKDSESSPFTYVCYLSSDFLDSHVRADRTAFDISEQAPDTPLIEDVSMDDIRESALKEVERILAGPLSAAREEGKARVHEFVSNRAPRYRPVLSRLEPLGVTVDPSIKDQELELLLHSNLQKLEASALAEGHAVLSQGNSAPPEGYDDRLARYLNTVTDINQSDLAAYVSRRRAILDVLQRLVEVDGQGRYSREDAIHSLLMPMRTDSNEVGTDASNLWIIDERLAFHDYLASDKTLKSMPITGSDSTREPDLLATRLVGSPVLASEGQSLPLPSIVVVEVKRPMRNDASEDKDPIQQCLDYVKRVRAGGVKTALGRPIPPTREAPAFCYVLADLTKTMVDRCEYATLRPTHDGMGYFGFNEPLKAYIEVVSFDRLVNAATERNRAFFDKLGLPSS; translated from the coding sequence ATGGCGCTGACCACGTCACTGGCCGGCAGGGTCCGGAACACGAGCCTGCCGAAAAGTCATGCCCTGCTGCCGCTCCTGGAGGCCGTCGTCAACGCGATCCAGGCAATCGACGCGCGGTTCGGTGACGATACCGAGTCCGGTCGTCTGAGGATCAGGATCCACCGCAGCCCACAGGAAGCACTCGACTTCAGCCACGTCGGCCCGGGGCGTGCAGCCCTGAAACCCATTGTTGGCTTCACCGTCGAGGACAACGGGGTGGGCTTCACTCCGGAGAACATGACATCGTTCGAGACCTTGGACAGCGACCACAAGGCCGACATGGGCTGCCGCGGCGTGGGGCGCCTGCTCTGGCTGAAGGCGTTCGACAGGGTAACGATTCGCAGCGCCTACGAGGACGAAGCCGGACGCATCGACGGGCGGCAATTCCGCTTCTCCGTCCACGGAGAGGTCGAGTTGGACCCGGAGGCAGAACTGCCCGCCGAGGTCGGCGCGGCCGTGAGCCTCGATGGGTTCAAGAAGCCCTACCAGCAGAGCGGGCTGAAGTCTGTAGAAGCCATCGCCCGTGAGGTATTCGAGCACTGCATCTGGTACTTCCTACGCCCCGGCGGCGCGCCCCACATCATGGTGTCCGACGACGACGGGGCGGTCTCGCTCAACAGCCTCATGAACGACTTCGTCTATTCCGACCTGCAAAGGACTTCGATAGACGTCAAGGGCGAGAGGTTCGACATGGTAAGCCTCCGACTGAAGTCCTCGCCGCGGAATCACGCGCCACGGCTGTACTGGTGCGCTGCGAACCGTGTGGTGCTGGAGGAAAACCTCACCAGCAAGGTGCCCGGACTCTATGGGAGGCTCAAGGACTCGGAGTCCTCCCCGTTCACGTACGTCTGTTATTTGTCCTCAGACTTCCTGGACAGCCACGTGCGCGCCGACCGTACGGCCTTCGACATCAGCGAACAGGCACCGGACACCCCTCTAATCGAGGACGTGTCGATGGACGACATCAGGGAGAGCGCGCTCAAGGAAGTCGAGCGAATCCTCGCCGGACCACTCAGCGCAGCGCGCGAGGAGGGCAAGGCCCGAGTCCACGAATTCGTCAGCAACCGTGCCCCGCGGTACCGGCCCGTACTTTCGCGACTGGAACCGCTCGGCGTGACCGTGGACCCGTCCATCAAGGACCAGGAACTGGAACTGCTGCTCCACAGCAACCTCCAGAAGCTCGAAGCGTCCGCGCTCGCCGAGGGCCACGCGGTCCTGAGCCAAGGAAATTCCGCCCCGCCAGAGGGGTACGACGACCGGTTGGCCCGGTACCTGAATACGGTGACCGACATCAACCAGTCCGATCTGGCCGCCTACGTCTCACGTCGACGGGCGATCCTCGACGTGCTCCAGCGGCTGGTCGAGGTGGACGGCCAAGGCAGGTACAGCAGAGAGGATGCGATCCACTCGCTGCTGATGCCGATGCGGACCGACTCTAATGAGGTCGGCACCGATGCCTCGAACCTGTGGATCATCGACGAGCGGCTCGCGTTCCACGACTACCTCGCCTCGGACAAAACCCTCAAAAGCATGCCGATAACGGGTTCCGATTCGACGAGGGAGCCCGACCTGCTCGCGACCCGGCTCGTCGGCTCGCCGGTCCTGGCCTCGGAGGGGCAATCGCTGCCGCTGCCGTCCATCGTCGTGGTCGAAGTCAAGCGGCCGATGCGCAATGACGCCTCGGAGGACAAGGACCCCATCCAGCAGTGCCTGGACTACGTCAAGCGTGTGCGCGCCGGCGGAGTGAAGACCGCGCTCGGGCGGCCGATTCCCCCTACACGTGAAGCACCTGCCTTCTGCTACGTCCTCGCCGATCTGACGAAGACGATGGTGGACAGATGCGAGTACGCGACTCTGCGGCCCACGCACGACGGCATGGGCTACTTCGGCTTCAACGAACCGCTCAAGGCATACATCGAAGTGGTGAGCTTCGACCGCCTCGTCAACGCCGCTACCGAACGCAACCGGGCGTTTTTCGACAAACTCGGGCTCCCCTCCAGTTGA
- a CDS encoding class I SAM-dependent RNA methyltransferase: MQNAPETSPSLVGEEYEVEVGPVAHGGHCIARTDEGRVLFVRHTLPGEKVVARVTEGDEGSRFLRADAVTIIEASKDRVEAPCPFSGPGRCGGCDWQHAKPGAQRRFKGEVIAEQLQRLAGLTPEDAGWDGTVMPAEGDKLPAGQVPQWRTRVQYAIDEAGHVGLRRHRSHEVEPIEHCMIAAEGVSELGIEERLWEGMETVEAIAASGSGDRQVILTPRPGARLPLVELDKPVSVLRVDERDGGVHRVHGRAFVRERADERTHRVGNGGFWQVHPQAADTLMRAVMQGLLPRKGDMALDLYCGVGLFAGALADRVGDKGAVLGIETSKRAVEDARHNLQHFDRVRIEHGKVEAVLPRTGIDGVDLIVLDPPRAGAGKQTVRHLAGLGARRIAYVACDPAALARDIAYFAESGYKPRTLRAFDLFPMTHHVECVAILEPIEKGR; this comes from the coding sequence ATGCAGAACGCACCCGAGACGTCGCCGTCGCTGGTCGGGGAGGAGTACGAGGTCGAGGTCGGGCCCGTCGCGCACGGCGGTCACTGCATCGCCCGCACCGACGAGGGCCGCGTCCTGTTCGTCCGGCACACGCTGCCCGGCGAGAAGGTCGTCGCCCGCGTCACCGAGGGCGACGAGGGCTCCCGCTTCCTGCGCGCCGACGCCGTCACGATCATCGAGGCGTCCAAGGACCGGGTGGAGGCCCCCTGCCCGTTCTCCGGTCCGGGCCGGTGCGGCGGCTGCGACTGGCAGCACGCCAAGCCCGGCGCCCAGCGCCGCTTCAAGGGCGAGGTCATCGCCGAACAGCTCCAGCGGCTCGCCGGCCTCACCCCCGAGGATGCCGGCTGGGACGGCACCGTCATGCCGGCCGAGGGCGACAAGCTGCCGGCCGGCCAGGTCCCGCAGTGGCGCACCCGCGTCCAGTACGCGATCGACGAGGCCGGCCACGTCGGCCTGCGCCGCCACCGCTCCCACGAGGTCGAGCCGATCGAGCACTGCATGATCGCCGCGGAGGGCGTCAGCGAGCTCGGCATCGAGGAACGCCTCTGGGAGGGCATGGAGACCGTCGAGGCCATCGCCGCCTCCGGCTCCGGCGACCGCCAGGTCATCCTGACCCCGCGCCCCGGCGCCAGGCTCCCGCTCGTCGAACTCGACAAGCCCGTCTCCGTGCTCCGCGTCGACGAGAGGGACGGCGGCGTCCACCGCGTCCACGGCCGCGCCTTCGTCCGCGAACGCGCCGACGAGCGCACCCACCGGGTCGGCAACGGCGGCTTCTGGCAGGTCCATCCGCAGGCCGCCGACACCCTGATGCGCGCCGTGATGCAGGGCCTGCTGCCCCGCAAGGGCGACATGGCCCTCGACCTCTACTGCGGCGTCGGCCTCTTCGCGGGCGCCCTCGCCGACCGCGTCGGCGACAAGGGCGCGGTGCTCGGCATCGAGACGAGCAAGCGCGCGGTGGAGGACGCCCGCCACAACCTCCAGCACTTCGACCGCGTCCGCATCGAGCACGGCAAGGTGGAGGCGGTCCTGCCGCGCACCGGCATCGACGGCGTCGACCTCATCGTCCTCGACCCGCCCCGCGCGGGCGCCGGCAAGCAGACCGTCCGCCACCTCGCGGGGCTGGGCGCCCGCCGCATCGCCTACGTCGCCTGCGACCCGGCGGCGCTGGCGCGCGACATCGCCTACTTCGCGGAGTCGGGCTACAAGCCGCGCACACTGCGGGCGTTCGACCTGTTCCCGATGACGCACCATGTCGAGTGCGTGGCGATCCTTGAGCCCATCGAAAAAGGCCGCTGA